A single region of the Malus sylvestris chromosome 8, drMalSylv7.2, whole genome shotgun sequence genome encodes:
- the LOC126633302 gene encoding indole-3-pyruvate monooxygenase YUCCA6-like — protein sequence MSMDYYNTRELQGKQSNDPYFIDKMSKSSSSLSSSSLSASSPSPSPSSRDSRLVVCAPGPVIVGAGPSGLAAAACLKLKGVPSMILERSNCIASLWKLKTYNRLRLHLPKQFCELPFMPFPNDFPTYPIKQQFIQYLEDYATKYDIRPRFNVTVASAEFDPTLGFWRVRTTGVKGDDETEYVCRWLIAATGENAEALVPNLEGMTEFKGPIRHTSSYKSGEEFRGKKVLVVGCGNSGMEVCLDLCNHNARPSLVVRDTVHVLPREMLGKSTFGLSVWLLKWLPIRLVDRFLLVVSRLLLGNTSQLGLDRPKLGPLELKNLSGKTPVLDVGTLAKIKSGDIQVCPAIKRLKPHAIEFIDGRTEKFDAIILATGYRSNVPIWLKEGDMFSKEDGLPRRPFPNGWKGERGLYAVGFTKRGLLGTSMDAKRIAEDIERCWKAEAKHCTPFNA from the exons ATGTCCATGGACTACTACAACACAAGAGAATTACAAGGCAAACAATCCAATGATCCTTATTTCATTGACAAAATGAGCAAGTCCTCTTCATCCCTGTCGTCTTCGTCCTTGTCAgcatcatcaccatcaccatcgcCATCATCTAGAGATTCTAGACTCGTAGTGTGTGCTCCAGGGCCGGTCATCGTAGGTGCAGGTCCATCAGGGCTTGCAGCAGCCGCATGTCTGAAGTTAAAAGGTGTACCAAGTATGATCCTGGAGAGATCCAATTGCATAGCCTCCTTATGGAAGCTTAAGACCTACAACCGCCTTCGCCTTCACTTGCCGAAGCAATTTTGTGAGCTACCCTTCATGCCTTTCCCTAATGATTTCCCAACTTACCCTATAAAGCAACAATTCATTCAATACCTTGAAGATTATGCTACCAAGTATGACATTAGGCCACGGTTCAATGTGACCGTGGCCAGTGCCGAGTTTGATCCCACGCTCGGGTTTTGGCGTGTGCGGACAACGGGAGTGAAGGGTGATGATGAGACGGAGTATGTGTGCCGGTGGTTGATTGCCGCCACCGGTGAGAATGCAGAGGCGCTGGTGCCGAACCTTGAGGGAATGACTGAGTTTAAGGGCCCTATAAGGCATACAAGTTCGTACAAGAGTGGTGAGGAGTTTAGAGGGAAGAAAGTTTTGGTTGTTGGTTGTGGAAATTCAGGCATGGAGGTGTGCTTGGATCTATGTAATCATAATGCTAGGCCTTCTCTTGTGGTCAGAGATACG gTTCATGTCTTACCAAGAGAGATGCTTGGAAAGTCAACTTTTGGGCTGTCCGTGTGGTTGCTCAAGTGGTTGCCCATTCGACTTGTAGATCGGTTCTTGCTGGTTGTGTCTCGTCTGCTTCTCGGCAACACCTCTCAACTCGGATTAGACCGGCCGAAATTGGGTCCCTTGGAGCTCAAGAACTTGTCTGGAAAGACACCTGTCTTAGACGTTGGTACACTGGCAAAGATTAAAAGTGGAGACATACAG GTATGTCCAGCCATCAAGAGGTTAAAACCTCACGCTATAGAATTTATTGATGGACGAACCGAGAAATTTGATGCCATTATATTAGCAACAGGTTACAGAAGCAATGTGCCCATTTGGCTAAAG GAGGGTGATATGTTTTCAAAAGAAGATGGGTTACCTAGAAGGCCATTTCCAAATGGTTGGAAAGGTGAACGTGGGTTATATGCAGTGGGGTTTACCAAACGTGGACTACTTGGTACCTCAATGGATGCCAAAAGAATTGCTGAAGATATTGAACGGTGTTGGAAAGCTGAGGCAAAGCATTGTACTCCCTTTAACGCCTAA